CCAACCATGATCAGTAAGATGGACAAATATAATAGCGGACGATTGGAAAGAGGTTGTCCGTAACCGAATTTCATAATGGTAAGATAAAGTCCGACCAGGAAACCGAAAATGGTGAAAGTCGTTCCAATCCGTCCGAAAAGATATAACGGACTATGAATGTAAGCTGTAACCAGTTTGACTGTTAGCAGATCAAGAAAACCTCGAACATATCTTTCGATCCCGTATTTTGATTTCCCGAATTCCCGTTTGCGATGTTCAACTGGAATTTCAGCAACCTTGAAACCTTTCGCATAAGCAAGAGCAGGTATATAACGATGCATTTCCCCGTAAATATCGAGTTCTTCAATCACTTCTTTCCTGTAGGCTTTGAATCCGCAATTATAATCATGCAATTTCAATTTGAAAGTTCCGGAGGTCACGGAATTGAAAAACTTTGAAGGGATTGTCTTGGATATCGGATCTCGTCTTTTTTTCTTC
This sequence is a window from Candidatus Cloacimonadota bacterium. Protein-coding genes within it:
- a CDS encoding glycosyltransferase, whose product is MKLSFVVPVFNEEQSLEQLYSEIIDNIKNYDYEIIFIDDGSTDRSFEKMKKLSENDRNVKILKFRKNFGKSAGLQVGFEHANGDIIFTMDSDLQDNPKEIPNFIRKIEEGYDLVTGWKKKRRDPISKTIPSKFFNSVTSGTFKLKLHDYNCGFKAYRKEVIEELDIYGEMHRYIPALAYAKGFKVAEIPVEHRKREFGKSKYGIERYVRGFLDLLTVKLVTAYIHSPLYLFGRIGTTFTIFGFLVGLYLTIMKFGYGQPLSNRPLLYLSILLIMVGIQFFSIGLLGELIINQGRILNKRKKISIEETINLDIENGK